GCATCGTCATCCCTCCGCCAGCGTGAAATGTCGTGCTCGCCAACTGGTGCTGACAgggacgacggcgcggcgtcAGGCCGGGGGCGCTTGCGCAGGTGAAATGGACtgcgcagccgtggcggGTCGCCGAGTACACCGCCGCCTGGGGTGCAGAGGGGCTGCGCAAGTTCCTCCTCGAGGCACAGCAAAAGCTGGTGGTCAATCAAAaaccgcaccaccgcccacaGCGCCCGCTGGCTCACCACACCACTCGCCAATACTCGCCCCTCCAGATCCACGTGGCGAATCCCCGGCACACGCAAGATGTAGCGGTAGACAGTGTGCACGACGAGATGCCACATGTATGAGTGCCAACTGCCGTCCACGTGATGAAAGATGCTAGGGTACGGTATCAGGCTACATCCATCACGGCTGTGGCTGCCGTCATGGTGACGATGGAGAGGCGAAAACGATGCgaatgcgccgctgctgagctcCTCACGGCACGCCTCGACagcgcgctgctccgccgcggTTGGAGGGCCGTCGATCGGAAGATCCTGTAAGTATAGCGGGTCGCCATAGTTGCGGATAGTGCGGGCCGGGTACAGCTGACGGGCAGCTTCCGCTTCTGCGCGGGTCACCGCAACGCTGtccccgtcgtcgtcgctgctctcgctgctgctgtccttgTCCTCCTCACCGCTAGATTCGTCGTTGCCACCCCGTGCTGGGGACGAGCGCTTCCGCTTGCGATGCTGACCATCACGTCCTGCCGCGACGGTGTTGATCACCACATCTGTCTCGCCGATCTCGGttccctctgcgccgccagggcgctgccgccgcaggagCCCCTCACACGCGACAGCCTCTGGCGGCCACGCCAACTGGGGCAAAGGAAGCCGCGTCATCTTCTCCCGCACCGCGTTCGTCGCCATCGACAGGTGCGCTTGGTCCATCGAGGGCTGATGAAGGAGCTccagtgccgctgccggcgtgcgcTGCAAAGACTCCTGCGCCCCCGATGCGAGGAGCGAGCTCATCTCCGCGTGTGCCCACACCATCACGGGGCTCTCGCGGCCTCCAGCCACCGCCCCAGCCACcgcatccgcctcctgcacccACTGGTGCAGCACAGCCATATTGGCGCACAGGCGTGGTGCGGTGCGCAGTGCGTTGAGCGGTAGAACATACGGGCTCTGCGCCAGCGACAACTGCGGCACGCGGATgttctgctgccgcgcccgGCGAAACACCGGCAGTCGCTGCAGGaatgcgcgcgcacgcgacacCAGCCAGGGTGCGTTCAGTGCCGTCAAGAGGGAACGCGCGACACTGGCGCGGTAGTGGGCCTGGTCGCAGAAAACAATCATGCGCAGTATATCGGCGACCACCTCGAAGCCgtcctccagctgcagcaacggTAACGACGCCGGAGAAGAGAACCACGTCCCTGACGTATGCGGAGACAGAGGCAGCGAGATTAGAGGTGGTGAGAGaggcgccgaggcagcgcacgATTGCGCGGGTGCGACATCGGTGgtggcagcaacagcagcagcggtagaAGCCGCCGCTCGTGGTGCGTACACGCTTTCCACCTCTTCGCGAAGCGTCTCTATGGACGAGGTGTGCCGCACCTGGTGGCCTCTGCGGGTGGCGTTCGAGTTCCGCACAGCGCGCAGCGTCTCTGCGAGTACTGCCATGTGCATCGTCGACGTGCTCACCAGCCGATTGtacgcaccgccgccctgACCAGCGCTCATCAGACTGAATTCCGTAGGGGCCAccgcgcctccgcagccgccaccgctggagGGGCAAAGAAGCGTGTTGCTGACCTCCGCGCCTCCgtgccgccgcaccagcactgctggcagcgtcgccggcACACAGAAGAGTGGGTGGTGCGAGAGGTggacgctgcggccgcgcagcacaaggcgcaccacctcctctacGCGCTTGAGAGCCGCAAAGTGGTGGAATGCAGAGTCCAGTGCCTCAGCAACGGTGAGTCCGCTGATCTCCGTGCGGGGCGCCTTGCGgggacgctgccgcgcaaCGTGACGGCCGCtggctgccgtcgtcgtcggacAAGTGCTGTCTCCGTCATCCGCACGGCCGCGACGCTCGCGTACAAACAGGGAAGCAGAGGAAAAGATGCTGCGTCGCCCAGATACGCCTCGCAGCTCGGCTCCACGTCTCGttgcgccggcggcgacgtcgctgaggctggtgctgcgccgcgactCCAGCGGTAGTCCACCGCTTTGGTAGAGTTGCGCAGCCAAAATGCTGGGGTCCTGTCGCAACACCTTGGAgagcgccaccacctgcgTCACCGTAGCATTCGACTCCAGTTCCAGGAGCTGCGATGAAAGCCTGCGCGACGGCTGCCCTATCGCACTCCAGAACGGAAGCCAGTAGCGCATGCACGCGtacagcgaggcggcggcggtgggtggggcgGACATGAAGTAGTGCGTGTAGCCATCCACGGTGCACTGCGGTTCTAGCGCGTAGGCAACGTCGTCGCATGCCTCAGGGGAGAGGAAGCTGTTGGAACCCCCCTGTGCCGAGCGGATGAGCCGACGGTCGTGCAGCCCCTGCAGACACGCGAGCAGCATCTGCGTTCCCCGCTGTACGCACCATCCGTACATGCTGGGCGGGAGATCACGGAGGGGCGTGGACCAGCCGCACACGCCATCGGTGCGGCCGAGCACATGCCCAAGGTCGGCCTGTGGAAGACCAACAACGATAACAAACGTGCTGAGGGTCATGCGAGCGTACATctcccgcacacgcacgccgccggcacctgctgccgcaccagaCACCGCACCGTCGGTGGGATAGCGGTAGTGCTGGTACCACAGCTCGAGGTGAAGACGCGACATCCGCTGCACCAAGCTCCGCGCGTAGCCGTTGCGCACTGCCATGACTCGATTTACCGCCTTGGTAGCTGCGGAATGCACCTCGATGAGACGCTCACCCAAGGTTGATCGGCGGGCGCCCTCCACCACAGCCGGGAGGCTCTGAAGCACCATATCCGAGGGAATCGACTTGCCGCTCGCCGCAGACGGCGGCACGGGCAGTCGTGCGATCCTCCTCGTCagttcagcagcagcagcagcctcagcgTCCAGCACAGCCTGCTTCGCCGTGTCGCTGAGCATGCTAGGccgcgtctctccctctgcggGTACCAAGGCCACCAGCCCCACGTGCTTCCGCCCACGCTGGGCGACTGCGGTCGTGTGGACGTATTTGAGGTGGCGCAGAAACGGTAGGACGCGTCGGTTTAGGGTGGAGACGTCGATGCTCTGCATGagccgcggcaccgacgccgcgTAGTGCGGAGCAGCCTGCACAAGCACGTCCAGCACTGTGTTGACTGAGTAGGCGGACAGGCCTTTGGGAAGCCGCGGATCGCTGGGCTCGAAGTGAAGCGTGCGAGACAGTGGCaggggcgccgctgccgccgttgcgaGCGCAACACCCTCACCGGTATGGTGTGGGTCGCCCTGTTCTTTCTTTACCACGGTCGCAGCAGTGGCCTCGACGGGGCACGGACCTTGCGCGGGCAGCCCCGTCGGTGGCCGCGGCGCGTACACGAGCGTGAGCACCTTggtgtgccgcagcagcagataCCGCGTGACCAGCGTGCCACGCGTCTTTGCATACCTCTCGAGGAAGCCGCCAAGGGCTTTGCTCCGCTGCTTGTACGGCATGTGAAACCGAACACGCGGTACTGCGGCGGTGAGCGACAGCGGGCGTCGCTCCGCTTCGTGGGCGGCCTGTATCTCTAGTGCCTGATTGGGCTCAACAcgaagcaccgccacggcctccgcctgctggtGTCGAGTCGACGGGTGCGGGAGCGGCCCCGCAGCCTGGCTTTGAGCGTCATCGCCCTGttcatcgtcgtcctcgtcgccggcgctgtACCTAGCCCCATCCCCCTCATCATCGAGATCCAGCTTCTCGGCCGCTCCACCGCGAGCCTGCTCGCGGTCTGCCCGCAGGATCACAGGAGCGGCCACGAGCTGTTTCCGCAGCACGGCCTCATCCCTACTGTTGGTGTCGCCATCCTGGCCATGCTTTGCCTCGTTGTCGTCCCTATCACTGCCGCTCGGGTACAAATCGCGTgtttcctctccctcctcgaCGTCGTACGCTACAGCGCGACCGCGTGCTCGTGGTTTCACAGGGGCGGAGGACAATGCGGACGTTGATGCGGCGGACACCTGTCGTACAAGGTCCTCCGAAGGAATCACTAAACGCAGTTCACGCAGATGTCCGCGCAgggtgacggaggcgacCACGATGCTGAGGCCCGCCACGCTCATGAGGCGCCGCAGGTGCATCCGCTCAGTCCGCGAGAAGTCCTCCCAGCGGGTGAGAAAGAGGCCGTGGGCGGCAAGAATGGCGTGCACGGCATCCTGCATCAGCAGCCGGCGCTCCGGGGACTCCTGGACGAGCTGGCGCACCAGTTGGAGGTCGAACGCCACGCTAGGGAATGCTGCCTCCAGGCGGCGCTTGCGCGCGTAGTAGTGATCGAGGGGGTagtgacggcggcagctgcggcgttgctgtAGCGATGGTTCGgatgctgctgatgcggtcGCACTAAGCActccaccaccgtcgccgccgctagTACGACCCCACTCCCCGTAAAGCTGTTCCTCATCGCTGGATGAAGACGGAGCACGGCCGTCGCCAAAGGAGGATGCCTCAgcacggctgccgctcccctcctccaccccccacGTCGGCTGCCCCTTCTTTTCCCGctccgtcagcggcagcgcgaaaTGCGGGAAGAATCGATAGATAACCTCGCGGGAAGGCTCGTGGTACATGTACACGGGCGCGACCTTGTGCACCCGCCGTAGCCACTTGAGGCCGCTGCCGACTAGGTGGTTCTTGTACCGCGCCTTGAACTCTGGCGTGCTGGGTAATCGATCCCAGCCCAGCACAGCGTTCTCCGCAATGAAGCTGGACACCATCTCCAGCTTCTCATTCGTGATGGAAAAGCCCATGACACGCTCGCGCAGGGCGTGAGATGGggtgaagaagagcagcgtTCGGCGCCCACCATCCTTTCGGGGAGGAGCAAAGGACTGCGACTCCTGCCGCCCTGACATGCCGCACTGGTCGCAGACCCCACCTTCCCCTACCTCGGCCCAAGCAATACGGCCCAAGTCCAGCAGAACAATGGCCTCCTCAGCTGAAACTCGACGCCGCTGATGGCTCGCGTTCGATGCGGTAGGTGCAGGGGCGGGTGCCACcttccttctccctcgccctTCGCAGCTGCCCGAGGAGCTGGAAGCCGCGTCCGCCCTCTGTGCACCCGACGTCGCTCCGTCATCCGTTGCCCCTGCTGCGTGGACATCGAATTCCCCGCCGTGTGCGGTCAGCAAGAGCCGCACGATGGTGTCGCGAAGGGTGTCGTTAGCGGCCCAGCCCTGATAGGGGAGGACATCTTCGGAGATGAATTCACCCAGCtgcgcggaggagcagccgtCGCGTGGCGCTTGAGCGCCGATAAACTCGAGAGACAGCTGTAGGCACCCCTCAAACATAGCGAGCCTCCACTCCTCTTGTGTTTCCTTATCTTCCGCTCGTGtggctgtgcgtgtgggtgtacgtgtgtgAGTGTACATGTGGGTGTATCGCGAGGCAAGCGAAAGAAGCAGAGTAGAGGACACGCCTGTAGCGGACACATCCCCCAAGATAATAGGCACCTATCCCGTGTAGAAGCATAGGGTGCGGCAAGAACACATTTCAGCCAGTGCTCACTGTGGTACCaacagtgcgcctcctgccCATCATCGCACCGGCCAGTCTCCGCCCTCTAACACAGGAACACTAAACCCCGCCACGATGAGCTAAGATCGCGCATTCCTAGAAGAGCAAACCATGCGAAATGCTCTCGGTGCGCTCACAAAGTCGCCACAACAAACAGTCGCCTCAGTCAACCttcacacgcacgtacatgcgcactgctctctcctttttcccCTCATCTATCAAcgacggggagggagaggcaaggccctcctccacagaTACACAGCGCTACGGctacgcgcgcgtgtgcatgcgcggcagacgcacgcacgaggaaggagaggacggCGAACGGAGAGACGCCGGAGAGCGTGGCCGCTCCGCCATCCGCCCCGCCGTCCTctcagaaaaaaaaaacgccgacgagagcgaaaaaaaaaaagagaaggggcgcatcgcacgcacacgcgcgctcctcctcctccctcgagCCGGtcgtcacgcgcacacacacacagtcgcggtggcagcggctccgctgcagcacacgcacgcgtgcacctACATCATCACCGTGGGGCACGAGTGCACCTTAGTACTCCTCGACGTCCTCCTCACCCATGTCGTCGGCGGATTCGGCGCCAACCTCCTCGTAGTCcttctccagcgcagcgagatcctcgcgcgcctcggagaactcgccctcctccatgCCCTCACCCACGTACCAGTGCACGAACGCGCGCTTGCTGTACATCAGATCGAACTTGTGGTCGATGCGGGCAAACACCTCAGCGATCGCGGTCGAGTTGGCAATCATGCAcacggcgcgctgcaccttCGCGAGGTCACCGCCGGGCACAACGGTCGGCGGCTGGTAGTTGATGCCGCACTTGAAGCCAGTCGGGCACCAGTCCACGAACTGAATTGTCCGCTTCGTCTTGATCGTCGCAATCGCGGCGTTGACATCCTTCGGCACGACATCACCGCGGTACATGAGGCAGCACGACATGTACTTGCCGTGGCGAGGATCGCACTTGGTCAGCATGCCGGCAGGCTCAAACACCGAGTTCGTGATGTCCGCGACGGACAGCTGCTCGTGGTACGCCTTCTCGGCAGACACCACCGGGGCGTAGCTCGTCAGCACGAAGTGGATGCGCGGGTACGGCACAAGGTTCGTCTGGAACTCCGTCAGGTCCACGTTCAGCGCACCATCGaagcgcagcgacgccgtcaGAGACGACACCACCTGGCCGATCAGGCGGTTCACGTTCGTGTACGACGGGCGCTCAATGTCGAGAGAACGGCGAGTGAGGTCGTAGATGGCCTCGTTGTCCAGCATCGTCGCAACATCGGTGTGCTCGAGCAGCGAGTGCGTCGACAGCACGCAGTTGTACGGCTCCACGACGGCAGTCGACACCTGCGGGCTCGGGTACACGGTGTACCCAAGCTTGGACTTCTTGCCGTAGTCCACAGAcaggcgctccagcagcagcgcaccgaggccagagccggtgccgccacccACAGCGTGGAACACCATAAAGCCCTGGAGACCAGTGCAGTTGTCCGCCAGCTTGCGAATGCGGTCCAGCGCAAGGTCGACGATCTCCTTGCCGATCGTGTAGTGGCCACGAGCGTAGTTGTTCGCCGCATCCTCCTTGCCAGACACCAGCTGCTCGGGGTTGAACAGCTGGCGGTACGTGCCGGTGCGCACCTCATCCACGACCGTAGGCTCGAGGTCCAGGAAGATGCAGCGAGGAACGTGCTTGCCAGCACCAGTCTCCGAGAAGAACGTGTTGAACGCGTCATCCTCAACGCCAATGCACTTGTCAGAGGGCATGGAGCCATCGGGCTGGATGCCGTGCTCGAGGCAGAACAGCTCCCAGCACGCGTTACCGACCTGGCAGCCGGCCTGGCCAATGTGGATGCAGATAGCCTCACGCATGGCTgaaaaagagggaagaggggttAGAAGGCGGTTTAAAGGTGTTTGTTCGAAGAACGAGAGCGAAGAGCTGCGTGGGTTTCGgtgggcgtgcgcgtgtgtgcatcgcGCATGTTGTGTGTCCGccaggaggggaggggaggggaggggagaggagaggagggaaagagCA
Above is a window of Leishmania mexicana MHOM/GT/2001/U1103 complete genome, chromosome 13 DNA encoding:
- a CDS encoding alpha tubulin; translated protein: MGLMRTDTHVHAPPSSRSAALLLLLLPCAGRLPRVSSPHLALSLLSSPLPSPPLLADTQHARCTHAHAHRNPRSSSLSFFEQTPLNRLLTPLPSFSAMREAICIHIGQAGCQVGNACWELFCLEHGIQPDGSMPSDKCIGVEDDAFNTFFSETGAGKHVPRCIFLDLEPTVVDEVRTGTYRQLFNPEQLVSGKEDAANNYARGHYTIGKEIVDLALDRIRKLADNCTGLQGFMVFHAVGGGTGSGLGALLLERLSVDYGKKSKLGYTVYPSPQVSTAVVEPYNCVLSTHSLLEHTDVATMLDNEAIYDLTRRSLDIERPSYTNVNRLIGQVVSSLTASLRFDGALNVDLTEFQTNLVPYPRIHFVLTSYAPVVSAEKAYHEQLSVADITNSVFEPAGMLTKCDPRHGKYMSCCLMYRGDVVPKDVNAAIATIKTKRTIQFVDWCPTGFKCGINYQPPTVVPGGDLAKVQRAVCMIANSTAIAEVFARIDHKFDLMYSKRAFVHWYVGEGMEEGEFSEAREDLAALEKDYEEVGAESADDMGEEDVEEY